Genomic window (Gemmatimonadota bacterium):
GGCCGATCTGGACCAGCGCAATGGGCTGCTCGAACGGAAGTTCGCGAAGCAGCACCGCACGAACTACAGTGAAGATCGCGGTACTGGCGCCGATCCCCAGGGCGAGTGTCCACAGCGCGACGAGGGTGAATCCGGGGGTCCGCCAGAGTGAGCGCACCGCCCGTCGCAGGTCCTGCCAGCCGTTCTGCATTGGTGCTCCTGCCCGACGATGCCGGGCGAGTGCCGGTATGACTTACTCGCCCCGCAGCGCTTCGACCGGGTCGACGCTTGTGGCGCGACGCGCGGGAAGCCAGGTCGCCAGCAGGGTCACTGCGAGGAGCAGGAGCGGAATGCCGACGAACGTGGCCGGGTCGTTCGGCGAGACCTGGAAGAGCAGCCGGTCGGTCGCGCCGAGCGCGGCCTTGGTGTCAAGCGCCTTGAGCAGGTTAGTGAAGACGAGGGCAGCAACAAGCCCGAATCCGACACCAACAATTGCCAGTCGCATCCCCTGCCCCATCACGAGCTTCTGGACTTCTCCCGGTGTGGCACCAAGGGCAAGGCGCACTCCGAGTTCCTTGGAGCGCTGGGTGACCGTGTAGGACATCACACCGTAGAGTCCGATCGCGGCGAGGCCGGCGGCAAGAACCGAGAAGACGGTGAGCAGCACCATCGAGAATCGGCGCGGCCCTGTGCTGATCGACACCAGTTCATCCATCTGCGAGACGTTCGCGATCGCTACATCGGCATCGACCTGCTTGAGTGCCGCGCGCACAGCATTCAGTACCTGCGTCGGCTCGCCAGTGGTGCGGACCGCGTACGTCATGAAGCCGGTCCCGGTCTGCGCGAGCGGGAAGTAGACCTGGATCCGCTTCTCGGCGTCGAGGCCTTCGTGCATGGTGTGCCCCACGACACCGACCACCGTGATCCAGGTGATGTTGGTATCCGTGAGGTTGTTGAACGTGATGCGCTTGCCGATTGGATCCTGGTTGGGCCAGAAACGCTTCACCAGCTCGTCGTCCACCACCACGACCGCGGGCGATTCGAACCGGTCCTGCGCCGTGAAGAAGCGTCCCTTGATGAGCGGTGCGCCCAGCGTCGCCAGGAAGTTGGGCGTCACCAGCCGTACGTCACCCCATGGAATCGCTGCCTTCGGCGGCGGGGTGAACCCCTCGACATTGAACGAGGAGGTACTCCAGTTGTTCGTGAACGGCAGCACCGAGGTGGCACCGGCCGACACGACGCCCGGCACAGCGGCGATTGCTTCCGTCGCGCGGTCGAAATAGGCGACCCGCACGGTATCGTTAGGATATTTTGCAGCCGGCAGGCCGACATTGAACGTCAGCAGATGATCGGGCCGGAACCCCGGATCAACCTGCAGCAGCTGCGTGAACGAACGCGTCAGGAGCCCCGCACCAACCAGCAGCGTGAGTGCCACAGCAACCGTGGCCACCACCAGACCGCGTCGCAGGGCGAGCCCCCCGCGATCACCCGCAGCGCCGCGTCCGCCTTCCTTGAGCGTTTCCTGCAGGGAGGTACGCGACACGCGGAGCGCCGGCGCCAGGCCGAAGAGCAATCCGGTACCGACGGCCAGCAGGAGCGTGAAGCCGAGCACCTTGCCATCGAGTCCGATCGCAGTGGCCGGCGGCAGGTTGCGCTCATTGAGCGACAGCAACGCCGGCACACCCCACATGGCCAGCAGCAAGCCCAGCGCACCGCCCAGCAACGAGAGCAGGACACTCTCGGTGAGCAGCTGCTTGACCAGATCGCCGGGAGAGGCGCCGAGAGCGACTCTGACGGCGATCTCTCGCGACCGCGAGGCGGCGCGTGCCAGCTGCAGGTTCGCGACGTTGGCGCAGGCAATCAGCAGCACCAGTCCGACGGCGCCGAGCAGGACGAACATCGCGCGGCGCATCCCGGACGAGGTCACCTGGTCCGAGAGCGAGGAGAGCGCGAGATCCCAGTCCTCGGGGAACGCGTCGGGGCGATCGGCCTTGATCCGGTTCGCGAGCGCGTGCATCTCGCGCTGACCCGCCGCCAGCGACACGCCGTCCTTGAGCCGCGCCGTGAGATTCAGGAACTCGTTGCCGAACGACCCCGAGAGCTGGCGCTGCGTGAGCGCCAGTGGGACCCAGATATCAGTATTGGTGTTGAGCATCGAGGTAAACGACGGCGGCATCACGCCGACGATTTCGTAACTCTCGCCGTTCAGCAGCATTCGCTGTCCCACGATCGCCCTGTCTGCGCCGTACCCACGGCGCCAATAGGCGTCGCTCAGCATCACGACATGTTCATTGCCGAGGTTCGACTCGTCGGCCCGGAGTGCGCGCCCCATCGCGGGCTGCACACTGTAGGTGCCGAAGTAGTCCCCCGCTACGCGCTGCGCCTGGAGCCGGCTCGCATCGCCGTGTCCGGTGAGGGTCGGGCCCCAGCCGGTACTGACAGAAACCTTGCTGAACACCTGCGTCTGTTTCTGGTATTCCACGAACCCGGGCGCCGAAACCGAGGCCTTCAGGTCCTTGAGCGATGGGTAGTGATGGTTGAGCACCACCAGCTGCTCCGGCCGGTCGAACGGCAACGGCCGCAGCACCACTGCGTTGATGACCGAGAAGATGGCAGTGTTCGCGCCGATGCCGAGCCCCAGGGTGAGGATCGCCACCAGGGCGTACCCCGGGCTGCGACGCAACGTGCGCACCGCGTAGCGGATATTGTTGCTCATCGCAGCCATCGGAGTGTCCTTCCGGCAATCAGGCCGGTGAAAGTTCCAGCGCCTGATCCTCGACCACGCGGCCGTCGAAGAGGTGAATCGAGCGATCCGCATGACGCTCATAGCGAGGATCGTGGGTCACCATGCAGATCGTGGCCCCTCCGCGATGCAGCTCCTGCAGCAGCTGCATCACCGACTCGCCGTTGGTGGAGTCGAGGTTACCGGTCGGTTCGTCAGCGAGAAGAATCAGCGGCTCGCCGGCGACGGCGCGTGCCACTGCAACACGCTGCTGCTGACCGCCCGAGAGCTGCGCCGGGTAGTGCTTCACGCGATGACTCATCCCTACCTTCTCGAGCGCCGCCATCACCCGCTGCTTGCGATCCGCCGGTGCCATGCCGCGGTAGGTCAGCGGCAGCTCGACATTCTCGTACACCGTGAGATCGCCGATCAGGTTGAAGGCCTGGAAGATGAAGCCGATCTCCCGGTTGCGGATCCGGGCACGATCCGACGGCGAGAGCTGCGCGACCGGCTTGTCATCGAGGTAGTACTCGCCGCCGGTCGGCGTGTCGAGCAGGCCGAGCAACGAGAGCAGCGTGGTCTTGCCGCAGCCGGACGGGCCGGAGATCGCGACGTACTCGCCGCGCTTGACGTCGAGATGGATCTCGGCCAGCGCGTGGGTTTCGACTTCGTCGGTGTAGAAGACCTTCTTGATGCCATCGAGTCGGATGAGCGACTGGCCTGGGGACGTCACGTGGGCTCCGGATGTTGGCGTTCGGCTACGGGAAACGGACGGGTCACTGGCTACTTGATGCGCACGCGATCGACACCGTCGAATCGCGACATATCCGAGAGGATCACGATATCACCCGGCTTGAGCCCGCGGACGATCTCGACCGCATTCGCCGAGGTCCGGCCCAGGGTGACCTGCACTCGCTCGGCCTCCTTGCCATCAGGCGTGAGGCGGAAGAGCCCGATGGTGCTGTTGGCCTGGCCATAGGTGGGCCGCCCGACATGCATCACCTTGCCGATCCGCTCGAGCTCGATGGTCCCATCGACGCTGAGGTCGGGGCGAGCGCCCTTGGGGAGCGAATCGGTGAGGGCGACATCCACGGTCACCGTCCCGCCGGTGGAGGACGGATCGATCCGTGAGACGCGTCCACGGACGAAACCGTTGCGCGTGTCGATCGAGGCGGTCTGCCCCACCGTCACATCACGGGCCTGGTTCTCCTGCACCCGCAGTACGGCCTTGAGCTTCTCCGGTTGCACCACCTTGGCAATCGTCGTCCCGCTGGTGGCGAACTGCCCTTCCTCGATCGGCATCTCCTGGAGCACGCCGGCGACGCCGGCCTTCACGACCATCGCGCCGACGAGGTTGTGCTGGTAATTCACCACTGCCTTGAGCCGCTCGACCTGTTCTTTCTGCACGGCCAGCTGCGACGGCATGTTCTCAGTGAGGATCTTGAGACGCTGCTGCTCGATGTCGAGTCGCTCGCGCAATTCGGTCGCGAGGTCGGTCACCTTGGCCAATTCGAACTTCGAGAGGAGCTCGGACGACATCGCCTGGGCGGCGTCGGCCTGCCGCTTCGCCTCGTTGTAGGTCGTCCGGGTGCTGGCCACGACGCCCACCTGGGAGAGGCGCTGGGTCTCGAGATTGCTCTTGAGTGACACCAACTGCGCCTCGGCATCGGTCAGCGAGCGTTCGGCCTGCAAGAGCTGGATCTCGACATCGGGATTGCTCAAGCGGAGCAGGACGGTCTCGGGCGTGACCCGGGCACCCGGCTGCACCAGCTTGGCCTCGACGCGTCCCGGGGCGATGGCGGAGATGAAGCGGATCTGCTCCGGCACCAGCGAGCCCGGGGCGCGAATGTCCCTGAGCATGGGGCCTGAGACGACGGAATCGAGCTGCAGCGTCGGACGATCGACCGAAGGAGCCGCCGGCTTCATTCTGCTCACCGCGACCGTGGCGAGCACGAGGCCGAGCACCCCGACACCAATCAGGATTGGGCGCTTGCGATTGGGCTTCTTTTCGCGGGCTACGTCCACGGCTCATCCTTGCCAGAAGTCGGTTGACCCATTGGAAAACTGGGGTCGGTCGAGCGAAGTAAGGGAAGAAGCGTGCCGGGGAACAACCTGAGGACGACACTCTAAGTCATTGAGATACAACACCTTCTACAACTGTGGTTCGGGGATCCTGCGAGCAAGTGTCCGATACTGGGATTGGGCGTCCCACGACCGGTCGACTCAGCCCCCCTCCTGCGCCTCGCGCCGCTCGACCGTGGAGACCCCCTTCACCTTCCTGATCGCCTTGAGGACCTTGGCGAGATGGGGGAGGTTGTCGACCTCGACCAGGATCGACCCGAAGGCGGTGCCGTCCTTGGAGTTGATCTCGGCGCCGCGGATGTTGGTGCCCGTCTGCGAAATCACCTGCATGATGTCGGCGTAGAGACCGCGCCGATCCTCCCCGTTGATCAGCAGCCGCACCGCGTAGGTCTCGCCAGTCTGCTCCTGCCAGTCGATCTCGACCCGTCGCCCCTGGTCGCCGAGGGTGAGGAGATTGGGACAATCGGCACGATGAATCGAGATGCCGCGCCCCTGGGTCACAAACCCCACCACCGGGTCGCCGGGCACCGGCTGGCAACACTGGGCATAGCGAACCATCAGGCCGTCGACGCCCTGAATCTTGATGCCGCGGCCGAGGCGGAGGCGATCGATCACCCGACCGAAGACGGTGGGTGGCTTCTCCTGCAACGCATCCGGCGCGAGATCGGGGAAGAGCGCCTTCATCACCTGCCCGACCGCGAGGTCGCCGCGGCCGAGTGAGACTTCGAGCGCCTCGCTATCGAGCAGGTTGAGCGCGACAGCGGCCGTCTGCATCGCTTCGGGTACAGGCGCGGTGAGTCGGCGACGCTTGAGTTCCCGCGTGAGGATTTCCCGGCCCAACTGCAGCGAGACGGTCTCTTCCTCCTGCCTGATCCACTGCTTGATCTTGGCGCGGGCGCGACCGGTGCGAACATGACTCAGCCAGTCGCGGCTCGGCTTGGCATGGGGCGAGGTGAGCACTTCCACGGTGTCGCCGTTCTTGAGCTCCCGATGCAACGGAGCAATGCGACCGTTGACCTTCGCGCCAGAGGTATGCAGGCCGACGTCGGTGTGCACGTGGAAGGCGAAGTCGATCGCGGTCGCGCCCTTGGGGAGCTGCTTGACGTCGCCTTGCGGCGTGAAGATGAAGATCTCGTCGTGATAGAGGTCGACCTTGAGGAACTCGAGAAAGTCCTCCGGCGACGCGCTCTCCTGCTGCAGTTCGAGGAGCTGCCGGAACCAGCCGAGCTGTCGGCCGACATCGTCCTCACCCTCTTCGACGGTCTTGTAGAGCCAGTGTGCGGCGATACCGTATTCGGCGGTGCGATGCATCTCCTGAGTGCGGATCTGGATTTCGAAGAGCTGGCCGCCGGGCCCGAAGATCGTGGTATGGAGTGACTGATAGCCGTTGCTCTTGGGGCTCGCGATGTAATCCTTGATCCGCTCCTGCACCGGCGTCCAGACGTGGTGAATAATGCCGAGCACGTGGTAGCACTCCGGCACCGTGCGGACGATCACCCGCATCGCCATCAGGTCGTAGATCTCGTCGAACGGCTTGTTCCGCTTCCGCATCTTCTGATAGATCGACCAGAGATGCTTCGGGCGGCCGCTGACATCGTACCACTCGATCCCGGCGCGCTTGAGTTCCTGCTCGAGCGGGCCGCGCATGCGCTGGATCATCTGTTCGCGCGCGGCCCGCTTGGCGGCGACCTGCTGTGCCAGCGCCTGATATTCCTCGGTCTCGAGGAACTTGAAGGCGAGGTCTTCGAGCTCGGCCTTGACGTTCGCCATGCCGAAGCGGTGCGCGAGCGGCGCATAGATCTCACGCGTCTCGGTCGCGATGCGCTGGCGTCGCTCCGGCGTCAGGTGCTCGAGCGTCCGCATGTTGTGGAGGCGATCGGCGAGCTTGATGATGATGACGCGGGCATCCTTGGCGACCGACAACAGCAGCTTGCGGTAGTTCTCCGATTGCTCTTCCACCGAGGACCGGAACGGAAGATGGGAAAGCTTGGTGAGCCCTTCCACCAACCCGGCCACTTCGTTGCCGAACTCGCGGGCGATGTCATCGGTGGTGAGGTCGGAGTCCTCGACCACATCGTGGAGCAGCGCCGCGCAGATGGACGTAGTGTCGACAAGAAAGCCCGCGAGAATCGAGGCAACCGCGATCGAGTGCTCGACGAAGTCTTCCCCGCTCATCCGTTTCTGCCCGCGGTGCGCGGCAGCGGAATAGCGGAGTGCCCGATCGATCAGGGCAATGTCGAGCCGCTCCGCGTGCTTCTCCAGAATCACGAAGAAGGCAGGCGAGAGATCGGTCAGCGAACTCGGCACGGCACCAGTCGTCACAGCAGCCCCGCAGTCGCGAAGGAGAGAAATCGGTCGCCGGCGACGATGACGTGATCGTAGACCGGTACATCGAGCAGTTGTCCTGCCGCCACCAGCTGGCGGGTCACGGCGCGGTCTTCGGCCGAGGGTGTCGGATCACCACTCGGGTGATTGTGCACCAGGATGATCCCGGCCGCTGCCTCGGCGATCGCGGCGCGAAAGACTTCGCGCGGGTGGACCAGCGAGCTGTCGAGCAAGCCACGCGTGACCAGCACATCGCGAAGGACCCGCGAGCGGGTGTCGAGCGCCAGCAGATGGAACTCTTCGACCTCGAGGTCGCGCAACCGGTGCCCCACCACCCGGGCCACATCGGCCGGCTCGGCGATCCGCTCGAGCGCCGGGCGCCCTTCCTGACTGAGGCGCACCGCGAGCTCGAATGCCGCGAGCAACCGGGCCGCCTTGGCGGGCCCGACCCCAGGTGTCCGCTGCAGCTCGGCAGCGGGGCGGGCGGCGAGGCGACGAAGCGTCCCGCCAGCGGGGGCAAGCAGCCTTGCTGCCACCGCCAGAGCGTCTTCCCGAGTATCACCTGTCCCTAGCAGGATGGCGAGAAGTTCCTGCGGCGTCAACGAGGAGGGGCCCAGCCGCCAGAGGCGCTCGCGGGGGCGGTCGGGGGGCGCAGCCGGAATGGACACTCGGGAACGATCGACCGAACCCGCTCTAGGCACGGGCCCGCATAGCGTTCATGGGTACAGAAAAGCGCGAACGGTTGATTGCAGACTTGCGGGAATAGACTACCACTAACATTGTTAGTGTAAACTCATCCCGGAGCGAGTTCCGTGGCGAAGGATTCGGTGGGCGAATTCGAACATCAACTCCTCCTCGCGGCGTTGCGCACGGCGCCCGACGCGTACACGGCGACGATCGTGATGGAGCTTGAGGCCTGCGCAGGCCGGACCGTCTCTCCCGCAGCGGTTCACATTGCGCTGGGGCGGCTCGAGGAACACGGGCTGATTGCGTCGGAGTTGCGCGACGGGGATGGCGCGACCGGTCGACGGCAGCGGCGGTATGTCTCTGTCACTCCGCACGGGCTCGCGGTGGTGCGCGCCGAGCGTGCGCGGCTCCTGCGGCTGTGGGCAGGGCTCGAACCGCTGCTGGAGAGGAACTGAGATGAGTGAGCTCCCCGCCCCGACGACCGACGCTCCATCCTTCTCCCGTCGGTTGCTGATTCTGTTGCTCAAGTTCTCCGGGTATGGTGCCGTCGTTCATGATCTCGAAGAGCTTTTCGTCCTTCGATCGCTTCGTGACGGCGCCCCTGCTGCGCGCCGGTGGTATCGGTGGCAATGCATTGCCACCCCGTTGCGCCTCGGCTGGTTCCGCTTCACAGGAAACCCGGGCCCTCGCCGATCGGTCCGGCCGAGCAGCCTCCCTCGAGCTGCGTCGCTGGTCGACGCCCTCGCGACGGACGGTCGGCGCGCCGCCCGGCGGCTGATCCGCCAGCCGGGGTACGCCATCGCCTCGGTATTGACCATTGGCATCGGTGTCGCCGCGATCGCTTCAGTGTACTCGATCGCGAACTGGATGCTGCTGCGGCCGGTGCCCGCGGTCCGCGCGCCCCATGAGCTGGCGACGATTCAGCTCGAGGCCGCGGCGCCCTTCGGGCTGCCCATCTCGAACCCGGACTATCTCGAGCTCAAGGGACGGCTGCGATCCGCCCCTGATCTCGCGGGTTATACCGCCCAGCAATTCAACCTGGCGTTCGATCCGGCAAGCGTCCCTGAGCGAACCGCTGGCGAGCTGGTGACGCCTGACTATTTCGCGACACTGGGCGTGGCCCTCGCGGCGGGCCGCGCGTTCGACGCAAGCAATGCGACCGCTGCCGGTGGTCTCGTCGCTGTGATCAGTGATCGACTCTGGCAGAAGTACTGGAATCGTTCACCAACTGCCATTGGGGCCCGCGTCACCATCAACGGCCAGCCCTTCACTGTCGTCGGAGTGACGCCCCGCAGCTTTCACGGCGCGGAACTGCCGGGCCGGGCCCAACTATGGGTGCCGGCTGGGGCTGCTCCGGCGCTTCTGCACAGCGCGGAGAAGCTGTCGGGTCCCATGGAGCAGCTCTGGCAGACCCTGATCGCCCGCATCCCAACGGCACAGGGACAACGCGCGGCAGAGGGCGAATTCAACCGACTGGTGGAGGAGATTCGCGGTCGCAAGGGACCGAGTTCGTTCCTCTCTCTGGCGTGGGGGTTCAAGGTTCACCCGGGTATCGGCCTGCAGCCGCTCGCGCGCGCATCCGTGCGCCACACACTGAACATTCTCCTCGTGTCATCCCTGCTCTTCCTGCTGCTCACCTGCGCCAATGTCAGCAACCTCGGCCTTACTCGCGCACTTTCCCTGAGCTCGGCCACTGCCGTGCAGCGCTTGCTCGGCGCGCCACTCGGGCGCGTCATTCGCGAACGTCTGGTCGAGACCACGATCGTCGGCGTGCTTGGAAGCATCGTCGGGGTCGTACTCGGGGTGGCGGTTACCGGCCTCGTTCGTGGCGCGGGGGTCGCCGGCATCGAGCTGGACTATACCGGCGTCATTGTCGACGGTGGCGTGGTCGCGACCACCGCCGTCGTTGCCATCTTTGCGGGTCTCCTCGCCGGACTGCTTCCGGCCCTCACGGTGCGTCGATCCGACGGCTCCCAGCTCATCCGGGTTGCGCACCGACGAGACCGCCGCTCCAGTCGGATTCGACACGGCCTCGTCATTGCCCAGGTCGCGCTCTCGACCACGCTGGTGGTCGGCTCAGGCCTGCTTGCTCGGACTCTGACCAAGCTGCGCCACATCGACCTCGGTTTTTCGGCGGCGAACGTGCTGGCGTTCACCCTCGATCCCGAATCGCAGGGACTTTCCGAGCTCGAGACTGCGCAATTGATTGACCGACTGCTCGATCGTCTCCGGCAGGATCAGCGAGTCACTTCAGCGAGTATCTCGCACGCGCTCGGTGTGCTGAGTGATCAGTTCTACCTCGTTACAGTCTTCCCGCGCCCAGGAAGCACGAATGAGCGGGACCACATTGTAGCTCGCTCCCTCTCGGTCTCGCCTTCCTTTCTCCCAACGCTCGGGGTCGGCATGGTGGGACCCGGCTTTCCACCCGGATGGCTGCTCCCCGATTCAACTGCCGAGCAGGTCGGCGTCCTCAACGAAACCGCTCTCCATCAGCTGCTCCCGGGCATCGCCCCCGAGGCGGCCATCGGGCACATCGTGCAGCCGCTCCCTGGCACGAAGCCGATCCGGGTTGTTGGCGTCGCGCGCGACGCGCGGCTCGCACACGTGACCAGTCCGACCGGGCCCTACATCTTCCGGCCATGGTCGCAAGGCTTCCACGACAAAGAGTTCACGGTGTACCTCCGCACCACGGTACCACCCGAGCAGATGGAAGGCGCAGTGCGCGACCTGGTTCGGCAGGTCGATCCCATGCTGCCAGTGTATGCACTTCATTCGCTGGAGAGCCAGCTGGATGATCTCTTTGCGGAACAGCGGCTGGTGGCAACGCTCGGCTCCCTGCTCGGCGCCGTGGGAGTGATTCTCGCCGCGCTTGGGCTCTACGCCCTTCTCGGTCAGTCCGTGCTTGAGCGTCGCCGCGAAATCGGGATCAGACTGGCTCTCGGCGCGCGCCAGCAGACGGTCGTCGCATCGATCATTGGCGGTGGACTGGGGATGACAGCAGTAGGGATGGTCGCAGGGCTCGCGGGCGCCGCCTATCTGAGCAAGCTGATTGCGTCACGGCTCTTCGGGGTGGCACCGCTTGATCTCGCCACCTATGCTGGCGGCTCGGTACTGTTGCTGGTGGCCGCGCTCGGCGCCTGCGGCATTCCCGCCCGCCGCGCGTCGAAGGTAGAGATCGTGGAGGCGTTGCGGGCGGATTAGGGTGGCGCGCGCTTCAGGCGGTAAATGCGGACCTCGTTTTCGCTGTTGAGCTTGTCGACTCGCGCGAGCAGATAGTCGCGTCCGATCTCCAGTACATCCAGGTCAGCCGGCACCTCCACTTGCCCGAGGAGGACTCCATCGGGATCAAAGACCTCCCAGAGCGCTGGTTCACCGTCGAACGCCCAGTTCTTCGCCCAGATCAGACCAGCGGCATCCACGATCAACCCGGCAAAGGCGGGCCGGTTTGCGGGATACGGCAACGTGCGAAACGCCTTCGCAAACACCGAGCGGACGATGGTGTCCGTTCTGGCCAATCGCACGGCCGTGAATCGACTGATATCCGCACCGGCGACGGGAATTGGCGAGCGGCGGATGCGAATGATCTTCCGGAGTGCGCCATCGAGCGAGCGGACCTCGACTTCATAGCGCTGCCCGTCCGCGTACAGCCAATCCGACCCACGAACCGCAAAGAGCCCGACTCTTCCAAACGGGCGGACATCCATTGCGGAAGGCCGACCAATGCCGTCGTTGACGATCGAATACTCCTGCCTCAGGGCCGGCATGATGCGGGTCCACTTGCCGCTCGACGAGACCGCCATGACCGTAAGCGATTCCGTGACCAGCTGTTGCCGCCCATCACGCCAATTGTCGAATTGGTAACCAATCAGGCGTCCGTCGGTGAGACTGCCGAACAGATCCCGGAACGCCCTCCCCTTGCCCATGGGGTGAGGGAGGTAGGGCGCCGGATTGAAGTGATCCCAGCGTCGCACGACGCCTTTCCGATCGAACTCGGTGTACCTCGCAAGAGCGCCGTCGTACAGCGCGACCGCGTCCTTGCCTACGGGGATGATGCGACCCATGTAATTGAACTGGCCAGCGGTCTCCCCGGGTCCACGCGCGCCGGTATGCCGCAGCAGCTTGCCGGTCGAGTCGAACCACGAGATCCTGAAGCGGGCCTGATCGACGACCGCGACATCGCCGTTACCGAGACGCGCCGCAGTCGGCTTCACGTCGAGGAACTTCTCCTCGCGCGCTCCTGGGCCGCCGAGCACCAGGGACGGAATGGGCTCCACGACAATGCGTCGAGTGTCACCCCAGCTCCCCCGGACATTCTCCACGATCCGCACGCCGGCAGAATCGCGTACCCGTGGGCCTTGCGCGCTCGCCGTGAACGTCACGCCGAGGCTGGCCAGCCACACCGCGCCAACGAGTGCGCATCGGTATTCGCGACGCATCATTGCCCCCCAGCCGTCACGGGTGGCAGTCGGTAGCGATAGAGCCCCTTCCCCTCGCTGCCCGTG
Coding sequences:
- a CDS encoding ABC transporter permease yields the protein MSELPAPTTDAPSFSRRLLILLLKFSGYGAVVHDLEELFVLRSLRDGAPAARRWYRWQCIATPLRLGWFRFTGNPGPRRSVRPSSLPRAASLVDALATDGRRAARRLIRQPGYAIASVLTIGIGVAAIASVYSIANWMLLRPVPAVRAPHELATIQLEAAAPFGLPISNPDYLELKGRLRSAPDLAGYTAQQFNLAFDPASVPERTAGELVTPDYFATLGVALAAGRAFDASNATAAGGLVAVISDRLWQKYWNRSPTAIGARVTINGQPFTVVGVTPRSFHGAELPGRAQLWVPAGAAPALLHSAEKLSGPMEQLWQTLIARIPTAQGQRAAEGEFNRLVEEIRGRKGPSSFLSLAWGFKVHPGIGLQPLARASVRHTLNILLVSSLLFLLLTCANVSNLGLTRALSLSSATAVQRLLGAPLGRVIRERLVETTIVGVLGSIVGVVLGVAVTGLVRGAGVAGIELDYTGVIVDGGVVATTAVVAIFAGLLAGLLPALTVRRSDGSQLIRVAHRRDRRSSRIRHGLVIAQVALSTTLVVGSGLLARTLTKLRHIDLGFSAANVLAFTLDPESQGLSELETAQLIDRLLDRLRQDQRVTSASISHALGVLSDQFYLVTVFPRPGSTNERDHIVARSLSVSPSFLPTLGVGMVGPGFPPGWLLPDSTAEQVGVLNETALHQLLPGIAPEAAIGHIVQPLPGTKPIRVVGVARDARLAHVTSPTGPYIFRPWSQGFHDKEFTVYLRTTVPPEQMEGAVRDLVRQVDPMLPVYALHSLESQLDDLFAEQRLVATLGSLLGAVGVILAALGLYALLGQSVLERRREIGIRLALGARQQTVVASIIGGGLGMTAVGMVAGLAGAAYLSKLIASRLFGVAPLDLATYAGGSVLLLVAALGACGIPARRASKVEIVEALRAD